Genomic segment of Engystomops pustulosus chromosome 8, aEngPut4.maternal, whole genome shotgun sequence:
TGACCCTGGGGCATCCCACACCCCGCAGACACTGACCCTGGGGCACCCCACACCCCGCAGACACTGACCCTGGGGCACCCCACACCCCGCAGACACTGACCCTGGGGCACCCCACACCCTACAGACACTGACCCTGGGGCACCCCACACCCTGCAGACACTGACTCTGGGGCACCCCGCACCCTGCAGACACTGACCCTGGGGCACCCCGCACCCTGCAGACACTGACCCTGGGGCACCCCGCACCCTGCAGACACTGACCCTGGGGCACTCCGCACCCTGCAGACACTGACCCTGGGGCACCCCACACCCTGCAGACACTGACCCTGGGGCACCCCACACCCCGCAGACACTGACCCTGGGGCACCCCACACCCCGCAGACACTGACCCTGGGGCACCCCGCACCCTGCAGACACTGACCCTGGGGCACCCCGCACCCTGCAGACACTGACCCTGGGGCACCCCACACCCTGCAGACACTGACCCTGGGGCACCCCACACCCCGCAGACACTGACCCTGGGGCACCCCACACCCCGCAGACACCCGCTCAATCATAATGGACGAGGGTCTTGTATGTGCACATAGATTTGACCTTAAATAATGCCCCCATATAAACTACCAGCCCTGCCCCTGAATCCTGCGCCCCCCATACAATAGTCACTATACAAGGTccgtcctcctctccctctattcTAATCTGTTATGGAGGGGGAGACCACAAATGTAATACGCAGGGTAACATTACCTGTATCAGGTGTCCTATACTTTGTCATGGCTATTGTGGCCCCTCTGCCTAGGGCCAGTCATGCACATTGGCTCCTGTGTTCCATCAGGACTATATCCCCACCTTGTGGCTGCAGGAGgtactgcacacactgctgaaGCATGGTTATATCCTGCACAACAGCTGGAGGgtctggctgataacagagagcagtagcTTGTGCAGTCCATCATGGGAAGGGTGAGCCTATTGATGTGGAAGCTGTGGCTTCTCTTCTATCATACATTGTCTCGTGGTTTACACACCCAGACCCCCGatagcagcagcacagaggatgtcagctcATCAAGCTCCGGGCAAGAAGCAGCGACTCAGAGATCAgtgagtaaaaaaaatttaatgtacAAACGTATGATGACAGAAATAATAACCAGTATAATAATTGTGTGGGGAGAGCCCACCACACCAGGGGTCTACCTGGAGATGTGGTGATCAGGCCCTCACCACAGCATGGAGGTCACTATGAGAGCCCACCACACCGGGGGTCTACCTGGAGATGCGGTGATCAGGCCCTCACCACAGCATGGAGGTCACTATGAGAGCCCACCACACCGGGGGTCTACCTGGAGATGCGGTGATCAGGCCCTCACCACTGCATGGAGGTCACTATGAGAGCCCACCACACCGGGGGTCTACCTGGAGATGTGGTGATCAGGCCCTCACCACAGCATGGAGGTCACTATGAGAGCCCACCACACCGGGGGTCTACCTGGAGATGCGGTGATCAGGCCCTCACCACAGCATGGAGGTCACTATGAGAGCCCACCACACCGGGGGTCTACCTGGAGATGTGGTGATCAGGCCCTCACCACAGCATGGAGGTCACTATGAGAGCCCACCACACCGGGGGTCTACCTGGAGATGCGGTGATCAGGCCCTCACCACAGCATGGAGGTCACTATGAGAGCCCACCACACCGGGGGTCTACCTGGAGATGCGGTGATCAGGCCCTCACCACTGCATGGAGGTCACTATGAGAGCCCACCACACCGGGGGTCTACCTGGAGATGTGGTGATCAGGCCCTCACCACAGCATGGAGGTCACTATGAGAGCCCACCACACCGGGGGTCTACCTGGAGATGCGGTGATCAGGCCCTCACCACAGCATGGAGGTCACTATGAGAGCCCACCACACCGGGGGTCTACCTGGAGATGTGGTGATCAGGCCCTCACCACAGCATGGAGGTCACTATGAGAGCCCACCACACCGGGGGTCTACCTGGAGATGTGGTGATCAGGCCCTCACCACAGCATGGAGGTTACTATGAGAGCCCACCACACCGGGGGTCTACCTGGAGATGTGATCAGGCCCTCACCACAGCATGGAGGTCACTATGAGAGCCCACCACACCGGGGGTCTACCTGGAGATGTGATCAGGCCCTCACCACAGCATGGAGGTCACTATGAGAGCCCACCACACCGGGGGTCTACCTGGAGATGCAGTGATCAGGCCCTCACCACAGCATGGAGGTCACTATGAGAGCCCACCACACCGACCGGGGGTTTACCTGGAGATGCGGTGATCAGGACCTCACCACAGCATGGAGGTCACTATAAGAGCCCACCACACCGGGGGTCTACCTGGAGATGGAGGGATCAGGCCCTCACCACAGCAGGAGGTCACTATGAGAGCCCACCACACCGGGGGTCTACCTGGGGATGCGGTGATCAGGCCCTCACCACAGCAGGAGGTCACTATGAGAGCCCACCACACCGGGGGTCTACCTGGAGAAGTGGTGATCAGGACCTCACAACAGCAGGAGGTCACTATGAGAGCCCACCACACCGGGGGTCTACCTGGAGATGTGGTGATCAGGACCTCACCACAGCAGGAGGTCACTATGAGAGCCCACCACACCGGGGGTCTACCTGGAGATGCGGTGATCAGGCCCTCACCACAGCATGGAGGTCACTATGAGAGCCCACCACACCGGGGGTCTATCTGGAGATGTGATCAGGACCTCACCACAGCATGGAGGTCACTATGAGAGCCCACCACACCGGGGGTCTACCTGGAGATGTGATCAGGACCTCACCACAGCATGGAGGTCACTATGAGAGCCCACCACACCGGGGGTCTACCTGGAGATGTGGTGATCAGGACCTCACCACAGCAGGAGGTCACTATGAGAGCCCACCACACCGGGGGTCTACCTGGAGATGTGGTGATCAGGACCTCACCACAGCAGGAGGTCACTATGAGAGCCCACCACACCGGGGGTCTACCTGGAGATGCGGTGATCAGGCCCTCACCACAGCATGGAGGTCACTATGAGAGCCCACCACACCGGGGGTCTATCTGGAGATGTGATCAGGACCTCACCACAGCATGGAGGTCACTATGAGAGCCCACCACACCGGGGGTCTACCTGGAGATGTGATCAGGACCTCACCACAGCATGGAGATCACTATGAGAGCCCACCACACCAGGGGTCTACCTGGAGATGTGATCAGGACCTCACCACAGCAGGAGGTCACTATGAGAGCCCACCACACCGGGGGTCTACCTGGAGATGTGGTGATCAGGCCCTCACCACAGCATGGAGGTCACTATGAGAGCCCACCACACCGGGGGTCTACCTGGAGATGTGGTGATCAGGACCTCACCACAGCATGGAGGTCACTATGAGAGCCCACCACACCGGGGGTCTACCTGGAGATGTGGTGATCAGGCCCTCAGCACAGCATGGAGGTCACTATGAGAGCCCACCACACCGACCGGGGGTCTACCTGGAGATGCGGTGATCAGGACCTCACCACAGCATGGAGGTCACTATGAGAGCCCACCACACCGGGGGTCTACCTGGAGATGCGGAGATCAGGCCCTCACCATAGCATGGAGGTCACTATGAGAGCCCACCACACCGGGGGTCTACCTGGAGATGTGGTGATCAGGACCTCACCACAGCATGGAGGTCACTATGAGAGCCCACCACACCGGGGGTCTACCTGGAGATGTGGTGATCAGGCCCTCACCACAGCATGGAGGTCACTATGAGAGCCCACCACACCGGGGGTCTACCTGGAGATGCGGTGATCAGGCCCTCACCACAGCATGGAGGTCACTATGAGAGCCCACCACACCGGGGGTCTACCTGGAGATGCGGAGATCAGGCCCTCACCATAGCATGGAGGTCACTATGAGAGCCCACCACACCGGGGGTCTACCTGGAGATGTGGTGATCAGGACCTCACCACAGCATGGAGGTCACTATGAGAGCCCACCACACCGGGGGTCTACCTGGAGATGTGGTGATCAGGCCCTCACCACAGCATGGAGGTCACTATGAGAGCCCACCACACCGGGGGTCTACCTGGAGATGCGGTGATCAGGCCCTCACCACAGCATGGAGGTCATCATGAGAGCCCACCACACCGGGGGTCTACCTGGAGATGCGGTGATCAGGCCCTCACCACTGCATGGAGGTCACTATGAGAGCCCACCACACCGGGGGTCTACCTGGAGATGAGGTGATCAGGACCTCACCATAGCATGGAGGTCACTATGAGAGCCCACCACACCGGGGGTCTACCTGGAGATGAGGTGATCAGGACCTCACCATAGCATGGAGGTCACTATGAGAGCCCACCACACCGGGGGGTCTACCTGGAGATGCGGTGATCAGGACCTCACCATAGCATGGAGGTCACTATGAGAGCCCACCACACCGGGGGTCTACCTGGAGATGTGATCAGGACCTCACCACAGCATGGAGGTCACTATGAGAGCCCACCACACCGGGGGTCTACCTGGAGATGTGGTGATCAGGACCTCACCACAGCATGGAGGTCATCATGAGAGCCCACCACACCGGGGGTCTACCTGGAGATGCGGTGATCAGGCCCTCACCACAGCATGGAGGTCACTATGAGAGCCCACCACACCGGGGGTCTACCTGGAGATGTGGTGATCAGGCCCTCACCACAGCAGGAGGTCACTATGAGAGCCCACCACACCGGGGGTCTACCTGGAGATGTGGTATGTATGAAGCATGTGCCTAATGATTGAGCGGACGAGCACCTATATACATCTGCCCTCCACCCCTATGTAATGTGCCCTGCAagggagataggagatagatagatagatagatatataggagatagatagatagatagatagatagatagataggagatagatagatagataggagatagataaatagatagataggagatagatagatatgagatagataggagatagatagatagatagatagatagatagataggagatagatagatagatagataggagatagataaatagatagataggagatagatagatagatatgagatagataggtaggtagatagatagatagatagatagataggagatagataggagatagatagatagatagataggagatagataggagatacatagatagatagatatgagatagataggtagatagatagatagataggagatagataaatagatagataggagatagatagatagatatgagatagataggagatagatagatagatatgagatagataggagatagatagataggagatagatagataggagatagatagatagatagataggagatagatagatatgagatagatagatagatagatagataggagatagataggagatagatagatagatagatatgagatagatagaagatagatagataggagatagatagatagatagatatgagatagatagaagatagatagatagatagatatgagatagatagaagatagatagaagatagataggagatagatagatatgagatagatagatagaagatagatagataggagatagatagatatgagatagatagatagatagataggagatagatagatagatagatagatagatagataggagatagatagatagatagatagatatgagatagatagaagatagatagatagatagatagatagatatgagatagatagaagatagatagaagatagataggagatagatagatatgagatagatagatagatagaagatagatagatatgagatagatagaagatagatagagagatatgagatagatagatagaagatagatagataggagatagatagatagatagataggagatagatagataggagatagatagatagataggagatagatagatgatagttaGATGTAGCACAGGGATATCCTGTGATAAGCTTATAAAGGTTTATATGTCTATATCAGTGCAATGTTTCTGTTCCGCCGTGGAACTTTCTCATGTAGATAGTAATAGAGATGGTCATAGTGATAGAGATAGTCATAGTCACTTGCTCCTGAGCGCCCCCAGTGTCCAGTCTATGATGTGGGCATTGATTGGGTGAACCTTTAGAGGTCTCCCGTGTCGCTGTCACATTCTTCTCACACCTTCTCCTGTTCCATGGTCAGGGCTGGAATGTGTTCTTCTGCTGGAGGCTTCTCTGCTTCATCTTCTCCGCCGTCCTCCAACAAGGGTTTCTTCTCCTCCAACTCATTGACCTCAGCCACAGACTCGTCCTTCTTCTCAGCACTGGTGAAGGTGATCATCTCCTGCTCCTGCCCTGGTTGTGGTTTGTTCCCTCCTGTGCCGTTTTCCATGCCCTCTGGATGGCGTGTCATCTTCCCATCCCCGAGCTCCGGGGCCTGTCCTGCCCACACGTCCTGCTTCTTGGAGCTTCTCTTCTGGCTGTGGAAGCTTTGGGATCCGCTCCGTCTCTTGTTTCTCACCATTACAACCACAACGGTGATCAGGACAAGAACCAGGATCACGATGAGGACCCCAATGAtgatttttattttctgtatgtCACCATAGGATGTCTTAGGTTTACTGGTGGTCATTGGGGCATGTTTAGGGGCCTTTGTGGTCACCAGTTTAGGAACTACCATTGTCTGGTTTGATGGGATAGGAGAAGGAGTCATCTCGTGATCAGCGGTTTGATTGTGTTCATGATCTGTTACCGGGAGATTTGCAGGCACCGTGATCCCTGGGAAGGTAGGAGATGAAGGCTCTTTGCTCTTGGTTGGGTTGGTGGTTACAGGATCTTCTGTAGATACTTCTTCTTTGGTTACCGCACGAGACGGTTCTGTTACTTGCTCTTGGGTTCCCTTTGTATCCGTGGAAGCTGCAACTTTGGTTGTGGGATTTGTGACATTTGAGGCTTCTTCTTGTGCCAAAGCAACCAGATTCTGAGATGTGGCTTTTGCCTCTCCATCGGTTGCCTGCTTCTCGGTGGAGTTGTCAGATAAAGAAGTCTCACTCAAGGATTCATTGGTGGTCTCCATCTCAAGGGTGGGGGTGGTGGGAGTAACCATGGATAAAGCACAGACCAGTGACATGAGGATCAGGACTAACTTCACGAGTTGACATCCCATGATGATCTTCTCAATGTTCTTAGATGCTTCCTTAGTCGAcctaaaaaaaatggcaaaatcataaacataactGTAAGTAACCAAGAAAGATCTCAGCCACACGGGAATAAGGTGTCAGATTGGGCTTCCTCAGTCCCACTTTCTAAACATGGATCTTGGACACACCCTTCCTCAACACATGAAGTAGAGCTTGGTAGATTTTATATTGGTTTGTCTTCTGCTGAATCTCTGGGGCCTCACAGGATGAGGATAGACATATATGTGACCACCACCGAAATTAATTTCAAATCATTACTGGCacctcctcccttccctctaagAACCTGAGTGTTGGTGCCGGAAGGGTGCTGACTGCTCCTGCACCACAAGTTTCTGTAATTTCCTGTGGTTTTGGATCAGTAAATGAAAAAGATACTTGAGTAttagacttggggggggggggggggaggaggatgtGAGGCTGAGACTTCATCTTATGAAGGACTATACAAGGTCTCAGCTCTCCCCTGCCGTGTCCACCATCACCTCTCCAAGCCTCAAACATCAAGATCTCGAATCACATCCAACCCCATCCGCATCCAATCACACCTACCCCATGGCATTAGGGTCACCTGCTGTCCCCACAAGGTTTTACGTGTGGTCCCTAAGACCCGTCCATGGATTCTTCTCACAATCAAAATGTTCTAATCTGGACAAACTTTTTAAGATATTTTTGAGTCTACTAGGATCGGGTCGGGGTTTCTTTTTTAAGGTCAAGTTTCTCCCAAGCAATTCATGTCTCAGCCCAAGCGATGGAGACTTGTTATACCAGGAGAACTTTATAAAATGATAAAGTAAAGTGTTGGGACTCCAAGTCCTTACCTTTAAGTTGTCTCCAGGGATGGTCCAGATCTGGTGCCTCCACCACACGCTGTCCTGATGAGCGAAGGTCCTCCAGGTACGGTTTCGCTCTCTTTTCTATCTCTCTTTTTGCTGAGCGTTACTTCCTTTTTCTCTCGAAGGGAGGGACGACTGTAAATCACAACCACacaagacgcccccccccccctggtgcaGCCATGATGACTCATCACGCTATCGCTGAGCAATCGACCGTTACATCCCAGCTCGCGACTGAGGCGATGGGAGGTCCACCTTTCCTCATAAGTGATGCAAACCCCAAATCTGCTCATTGTACCCCAATAGATGGACTATACTTGGTCTCCTATGGTAGGGATGGAGATAGGGACGGGATGGCATCCTCTTTGTCACTGATCTATCCATGTGTCAGTCATTACTGGTGCCCTGACATTCTGTTCATCAGCCCTGAAGCTCAGAGCAGAGGATCATGGGAGGGGACTTTTACGGATGTTTATTACACTCTACGGTTGTTGGCACATTTTTTGGTCTTATTTCACTTTCCTTCCTCATTATTTGTGGTTTCTGCTCTGCACCCCTCCTGTTTCCCAGCATCTATGACAGTCCGAGCACAGATGACGAAGCACCCTGCACCCCGAGCCACATAGAAAGGGGAAGTCTATGAGACAACACTTCCCGTCTGTTTCCCAGGGTGACCAATGGACCACAACCTGGCAGTAATGGGTTTAGCCACTGACAGTCCCAAAACTGATGTCAACAGTGGGGCCTGAAATCCATACGGAGTCCATGGCCCACCCTGTGCTCTCATTGCTCCATGAAACTCTGAGATTGGCCAAGCCCAAAGTCACCTTCTCTTCCCATGATGGGGGTATAATTGCTACCTACAGGCCATCTAAGCAACCGTGAGCtcatcaaggtagcaaaaggatcCTAGTTGTAGCTGTTGTAGGGTCACCATGACATCCATGGGGGGAGTCACCAGGTCTTTTGTAAGGgggatttgcaacatcccccacaggggcctagccttttcttggtgcctggaggcagccggggcccagaataccggagtggcaggCTGTTGCGGCCAAGggcatgctgatgtcacggtgcttggtatggggaccggagggctgtcctacagcctggcagctctccagcaggtggtgtgtgcaagaaataaggagggagaagctgatgtactggttctccctggggcaacccctgtgtgtctgtaagataagtccctggatgatggatggggagcccgtggtggtaacagccgtatccagggatcagacggaggcaacgctgTGCAacataactcacggttctttattgaacaacacagAAGTTTCTGGTGCtgcagtggtcatggagagggtcctcatGAATAGCGcaccagcccggtagtagatgctgggataatggagatggagctgtgtccaggtgtggaagctgcagctctgggttagagtctcctgactcagttcctgggattgggatAAGTATCGGTACTGATGGTGTGCGGTGCGCTGTCTCTGtagacagaccatgaggtctggacctTGCTGGAaagagaccatgtgctccccctgcacggGGGTTTtatcctcctggtcaggtggtggctcctctccaatcacactccagcttacaatgCAGCCacatcattggtcaataacttacacccacttaaccattgcctgtccaggcagaggctgcagctgCCATTACCTGagatctctctgcattatcccttgggtgatcagactcactatatggatcctgacaggtagagggcgctattcgcaactacccccttcCCTTTACGTTGGCCGGGGTGTTGAACATTACTATAATGGGGTCATTAAGGTTGACAAAGTTGTTCCAGTAGAGACACCAAGGCATCTGAAGGgcatatatgtgggtgcacagtctggacagttgtggtgtgagaggtatatatgatatatgtgggggcacagtgtggtcagtggtggtgtgaggggtatatatgatatatgtgggggcacagtgtagtcaggtgaggtgtgagggatatatatatgtgtgagggtacagtgtggtcagtggtggtgtgagggtatatatgatatatgtgggagcacagtgtggtcagttgtggtgtgaggggtatatatgatatatgtgagggtacagtgtggtcagttgtgtgagggtatatatgatatatgtgagggtacagtgtggtcagttgtggtgtgaggggtatatatgatatatgtgggggcacagtgtggtcagttgtggtgtgaggggtatatatgatatatgtgagggtacagtgtggtcagttgtggtgtgaggggtatatatgatatatgtgagggtacagtgtggtcagttgtggtgtgaggggtatatttgatatatgtgggagcacagtgtagtcagttgtggtgtgagaagtatatatgatgtatgtgggggtacagtgtggtcagttgtggtgtgaggtgtatatatgatatatgtgggggcacagtgtggtcagttgtggtgtgaggtgtatatatgatatatgtgggggtacagtgtggtcagttgtggtgtgaggggtatatttgatatatgtgtggggcacagtgtggtcagatgcggtgtgaggggtatatatgatatatgtggggggcacagtgtggtcagatgcggtgtgaggggtatatattatatatgtggggggcacagtgtggtcagttgtggtgtgaggggtatatatgatatatgtggggggcacagtgtggtcagttgtagtgtgaggggtatgtatgatatatgtgggggcacagtgtggtcagttgtggtgtgaggggtatatatgatatatgtgggggcacagtgtggtcagttgtggtgtgaggggtatatatgatatatgtgggggcacagtgtggttagttgtggtatgaggggtatatatgatatatgtgggggcacagtgtggtcagttgtggtgtgaggggtatatatgatatatgtgggggcacagtgtggtcagttgtggtgtgaggggtatatatgatatatgtggggggtacagtgtggtcagttgtgatgtgaggggtatatatgatatatgtgggggcacagtgtggtcagttatggtgtgaggggtatatatgatatttgtggggggtacagtgtggtcagttgtggtgtgaggggtatatatgatatatgcgggggcacagtgtggtcagttgtggtgtgaggggtatatatgatatatgtggggggcacagtgtgatcagttgtggtgtgaggggtatatatgatatatgtggggtacagtgtggtcagttgtggtgtgagggtatatatgatatatgtggggggcacagtgtggtcagttgtagtgtgaggggtatgtatgatatatgtgggggcacagtgtggtcagttgtggtgtgaggggtatatatgatatatgtgggggcacagtgtggtcagttgtggtgtgaggggtatatatgatatatctgggggctcagtgtgatcagttgtggtgtgagggta
This window contains:
- the LOC140075861 gene encoding uncharacterized protein, with the protein product MGCQLVKLVLILMSLVCALSMVTPTTPTLEMETTNESLSETSLSDNSTEKQATDGEAKATSQNLVALAQEEASNVTNPTTKVAASTDTKGTQEQVTEPSRAVTKEEVSTEDPVTTNPTKSKEPSSPTFPGITVPANLPVTDHEHNQTADHEMTPSPIPSNQTMVVPKLVTTKAPKHAPMTTSKPKTSYGDIQKIKIIIGVLIVILVLVLITVVVVMVRNKRRSGSQSFHSQKRSSKKQDVWAGQAPELGDGKMTRHPEGMENGTGGNKPQPGQEQEMITFTSAEKKDESVAEVNELEEKKPLLEDGGEDEAEKPPAEEHIPALTMEQEKV